TTAATGGGCCTGGTGGTTACATTTAAGTCAACGACTGATAAGAGTCAACAGACGAGCACCGAAAACTGCATAAAACGCGTTTCAAAAAAGACCATACTTCCGGTATGtatggtttattaatttaagcatAACATTTTGACTTAGGTACTTGGTACATGTACTTAATATCTACACatcaattatcaatatatcgtaataaataatttaagttaaaataaaattatgaaaaaaaaattattttgaatacccaatccgtttattttttatttagaactcaaaattttaatgtaaaattaaaatctggtattaatttattataattttttttatttatgtacaatatcgTTGGTTAACCATGATCAGCCTGTGATTAAACCTCAGAATATTAAATGGGATGAAAGTTGTGCACCGATGAAAGAATATATCACATATAACTCTATAATTCACAAGCTGTGTCAATTGAAAACGAGtaatatgacattttcaaGACACGTCGTGAATAGGATACTCTCGCCGGTAAGCAAATtggtatatgtaatatacgcGTGGTCTTTAAATGTCGTAAGACAGCGGTGAATAAGAATGTACTTTATGTCACTGTCCATgactgtatacctattattggtgacttacatattaaatttgtattctattgtataaacaaaaatagtattaaaaacaggtggttatttaatcattactgCCATTTGGTAAATTTAACACTACCAATGAactgtgtacaatatattttagagaaAGAGAAACTCATTTTGTCGGAAGTTTTTACACCCTTGATTGGGATTATAGTTGGTTGCTGATTGAGATTGTctagttataaaaatcatataatgtgcaaatttattttgtaatgttaGTTTCTAAGATAACTTAGCACTCTAAAGCATGTCTGGTGTTATTTTATGGCTTTGTGCAAATCATAAAACGTAAAGTAGAATGCTATGAATAGTATGAATGAGCACTTAGTAATTATAGTTACAACAGGTGTAAATCGGACCTGGGCGGGCAATCCATTCGTGGCGTATTGGAGCGACGTCAGTTTAAGTGGATCTCAGATAGAGTGCTATTCGCTTCAGACATAATTTGCTCGCATGGAAGCTGTCATTAATTTACTTGGTTGGGcaactacaatttttattgcaagtctactattttttttagtcaaaaaGTTGTAAGTCAAGTGTGGGTGTCTAGTCATTAGTCATCATCGGTGTGTATCCGATATGGGATACGGAAATTGTGTGCTTGGGATTAAGTGTACATCATGATCCCTATATGGAGCCCCTTACATTTTGGATTACCTACACGATTACACGTGCACGTGAAACCATTAcacttatgtaaatataagtcTTCTAAATGGTGTCTTAGCAGGtttacataggtacctaattcaCTAGTGTTGAAtcctgaaataattttaataataaatcactagTGTTCTATATCTAATACATAAATGTGGGTACTACATAATCAagtagattaataaataaataaataaacatttttttttacaatttaaatattaatcattatacaatacatttttacagatatatttaatgttttctttaatatttaaaaattattactttacaatgttgttcaaatattaaacaagatattcgttttttttatgatgtgTTATAGAGATAACAGGGCTACGACGCCTACAATacattttggtattttatcCCAAAATGTGACATATTTGGTTACAAAATCATGATATGTTTGAGtactatttttctaatatataacttcattatattataagatatatttctAACAGATATTTCTAGTCtgtaaaaatagaaaagaaaatgtaggtattgtattgattataaaaaatcgaCTTATCTATAATGTACTAGGTACCTTAGTAGGAATATTTTTACTGGCTCCGAAACGTTCGAATAGGTTTTTAGGTTGTTACGAAGGATATATGCTATATCAAACTCAGACAAATTGGTGTtcttagattattttaaaagtttttttgaattatatcaaaatataaataacacaaaataatattaataaaacattttgattataaatataacaaaatgtttttttaaaaaataaaaatttaataaaataatatgtgtatatatttatacgtatatatattaacaagaagttgcataaaattattgattcatTTAATAGTTCACTAAAGTTAAAGTTCAATAATTGGTCACTAATAAATCATGTTCACAAGACTTATGTAatcatgtaaatatgtaataatgttagcgaataataaaataagttttaaaaattaaatataattattaattatataggtttaatattaactataggcgattgacttaaaatgatttaaaaatgaaattaacttaaataaatacaatttacaaggtttaggttttaatagtaattgggtaattaataattgttgatttttggtttttgatatgaaataagaaatacctagataagatattttttttaagttgctTATAAATTTCtgtataaattttcattaactgACAAAGCTAAAGTTAAGCTAaccatacaaattaaaaataaatcatcaaaTACCTTccaattttattcttataattaaattactatagtatCTTCTTTATTTTCGTTCGTAGATGGTGGTATTTATCTCTCATCTCTGTATACTTAACATGATTTTGAAGAAAATTTAGGTACGACTTCCAATTTACGCAGTTGTCTTTTTCTAAGTACTTTTTCCATACTATTTTCATGATAAAATGTCCATAagacataacattttataacaaaatggtTAATAAACCACACGGACAGTTATATTGTTGCAACAGCGTGTGCCATTGTCATCCGTATTATGAAAACATGGTGCCTGTACACAAAATCGTGTACGCCGTGACGATGCTCGCCAGTTTGGTACTCAAGACGCGTCAATGGTTGGAAAAATGCCTACAATATCATCAAGCTGTCACACAAAGATCCGAAATCGAATTTAggtgaaaaaatatgttatttaataaaaatacatttcgacttaaatatatttttgtaattataaatatatacgtaattcAATATCTtgcttgtattatatatatatatatatatacataatattatgtattgttattatttggtatacatttatttcttttctttattgaatataaataatttcaatgcgataatttaactttaaggAAATACCTAACGATCATCtcttttaattagtttattttttatgcaattaaTGTGTTATCTTTgtgaatgtttattaatatttgtttactttgCTATACTACAGTCTCAATTTCGAACTTAGATAATATCTGATTTGGTGAAAATGTAAGTACTCTAGTATCCAGTCATTATCAATAAGTCTTTAGATACCCTCCGTAttccgtttaaaaaaaaaatactgttgtTAATTGACGATATGAAGATATTCGTgagattattcaatataatggtAATTAAGTCAGATAACAGATATACACAATTCTGCTGTTTAGTTAGGGTGAATAGATATTAAGATATGtcttaaacttattatatttactaagttttttttaattatttaaccttggcaaaaaaaaaaaattaaatgacatttaagtttttgcattttaaaagaGTTAACACAATCATCCTCCCccgaaaattcaatatttgtgaATACGCCACTAACAATTGAGAACCTATTACTCTTGAATTGGATTTCAGACTGTATGCCGCCGCTGCCGAGACGAAGTATTTGGCCCGTGAACTGACATTTTTAGGGATTGTCGTAAATCATACCACCGGTACGGCGGATCAGGTCGAAATGCTCATTGACGTCTATGATGTGTGTTTCAGAcgttttaaaaagataatgaAGTCTGTGCGTTGGATTGAAATGCTGCGGAGCGAAGGGAAATATGATAACGATGGCCGAGGTAGTCTTTCCACGACGGATCAAAATAATTgacatattcaaatataatattgcaagaTGATAAAGTGAAATGAAATTAGTCTAAagggttttaattattttttattatagtatctataagaataaaacgaacaacattaaatattttaaatgttctttaaaattaactagtcaacctattataaatgtataacataatctTTTCtaagttaaatacatatttgtttcCATATTCtctaaatgcattattatttatttgtattatcaaattatcaatAGTAATTTCAAACAGTTGGTAGCGGGGGTTGAAGCCtcgattaaaattcataatatagtaaagtaaataaattagtaagtaCAAAATTGACGCActattacaataaacataaaaatgaattgtgagtgagttatattttattttagttacaaattattaaaattaagcttttttattttttattttttattttctatttttgttatttgtatgtGGCACatggtatataattttgaaagtaCCTACTTTCAgcccaattattaattttttttattataattatagtttttaatataaatataatctaaatatagacggtatatatatataactatataaagcattctattcattaaaaaaaaatttagattgtACCTACTCAGAAACTTAATAATAGGATTATAAGGTTGTTAACAAGaagagtgtttaaaaaatacaaataaatctatcgataataataatacatttttactacaccgtgtaaaataatgtattaacaaaaaaagacACATAAATACGAGTGTATACCGATTATTTAGCAACTTGTATTCAACTTTTCATATTACCATTGATTGataaagtatgtatttataatcaatgatattacTGTGGAAACGCATTAAGAGGACACCATacctgcatgtgttgtctctgtcttactaacgtacatcacaacaaattttcgttcagcaaaatacattttgtgatgttaggtTGTTAGGTAgccttaatattagagtaaatttacctattatcaaatttaaaggtaagaatattatttagacaatgacatatgcttttattgtcattattattttaaagtgaattatagttatgtaaaatattacaactttaaaatattcataactcacttcaacataataatataaataaaagaatatgtcattgtctagataatattcttacctttaaatttgataataggtaaatttactctaatattaaagctaacgtcacaaaatgtattcttctgaaagaaaatttgttatgatgaacatgtacgttagtaagacggagacaacatatGCGGGTATGGTGTCCTCTTAATAATAAGaccttattcaaaattaattttttttttaaacgtttgtaGCCATAATCTACCTACTTTCTAACAtgacattacattttatatacttaataactaatataaaatttggaaGTTATTTGACGCTAATCAAATCCAAAATTCTAGAAGTAAAGTTAGAGTTTTTAGACTTttctataactttttataaatatgtctatctatattctaaaggcataaaatttaatattgtaaaatatgaatacaacGAATCAAAAcaatggtatattttaatttaagtagacCTAGTTAAAATCcgtaaacattatttacatttattataacttaatccTATGTAGTTAGTAGTTAAAACGttataacactatatacatataggaaCAGAGATAAGTAAATTGGGTTTATGACAATTTATGTTCACAATACTGAATTAAGTCATAATTTCATGTAAGACtttattgcatttattcaCCTCCCTaaacaaacaaacataatGTATCTATCCCCCTAGCAAATACCTATTACGATATACGTAAACTTGTATACAGAGTGCTCAAGTGCAAAAAGTATTTACGATTTCCCgggaatttttttcaaattttctttCCGTAAAAaccttataacttataaggacTATTCCGAATAAGCAAAACTCAAAATTAAGTCAAAACGGTCGAGTCGTTTTTGGAACGATGCGATTCCCAACCGAATGGACAGCATTCCATTTTCACTTTTGCACGACGTAGTTGACGATAAGACGtatgtaatatttcattatctaTGGTCGTTATCACCCTAGCTCGTGTGCCGCGCGCGTTTGTCGATTTTTCGACTGCTTCGCCGCAATCGACTGTGTACGCCAACATCGATACACCCGTCCCCGCGTCACCTACCGATCAACAGCAACGCACGCACGGCGCGCCGTCAACACAATCGAGACTGAGAACGCGGGTACGCGCGAGCGCGAGTCTCCTATCGATCGCGTCTCGCCACCCGCGATTGTCACcgtccgccgccgccgacgcgGCTCAACAGTGTCCGGGCACCGCGTTAGTCGTCGCAAAGCTCGTACATTGTACGGTTGTGTACGCCGTACGTTCCGGTGCAACTCTATTTAGtcaatcgtcgtcgtcgtcgtcgtcactgCGGTGGTCGTTCCAACTGCGGCGCGCACCGTCGTCTCGTTTTCCCCACACGCCCGTCCGGTCCTCCAAAACCGTCGACCGGGCCCTAGGGCCGCAATGTACTTCGCCCTGGCCAAAACGCCGGGCGGCCGTCCGACGACCGTCACCACGGCCGCGATTTCGGAAGACAGCCCGCGGACGTCCGCCGTCCCCGCGCCGTCCGTCTTCTTGCCGCACGCTGAGCCGTCCACGTCCCGGGGCGTCGGCACGAGCCCGGCCCCGTCACCGGGCCCTGAAGCCGACGGTCACAAGCAGCACGTCGACGGGCCGCAGTGCACGCTCGAAGACTACGACATGTCGTCGGATGACGAATACGTGAGGTCCGGGTCCACGTTCAGCGTCGCGCTGGGCCAGTACGTTTTCCAGAGGAACTTGATCGTGAGTGTGCCTGCGCCGCGCGCACCGTGTGTGGTTGGCGGGGGGTCGAAGGGGTGGTGGGTTGTCGgctgtattgatattattttcgtttctcCGTTCTTCTCCGCCGTCTCCGTCGCGGATTGCTGCGATCGCGTACTCGTACCTaccttcataatattatattatcgtgttTACGGACTCAGTGGtgccggttttttttttggctgCACACCCGCCAGACTacgattttttataatcaataggtCGCCGGCGTAGTGTCATTAAAAACACAACCACAGCCCATAAAAATAGAGACGATTTGTACGATATGCCAACAGACACTATCAACCtagattaaattatcataataggcgtatataaaaatataattaaggaccaaattttaaattgaaccgattgaaaaagtataatttagtgCAGGGGTCAACAAGTGATTTCTATTGAAGTCCggaagattaaaataataaataaacgagaCCCggacaaaaaatgttttcgtcAAATCTTTATGATAAATTCATTACACAATCCTATTGAGATATTTTGATGGTGCAGCTTTCTGCATTCTGCGGTCCGGATTTAGACCGCAGTCCGCCAGTTGCCGACCGTTGATTTAGTGTATTTATTTGGAGGTGCGTGGTTCAGTTAGCTCTGGCGATAATGTAGCTTTATCGGTAGGAGACTTCTGTTTATTTTT
This genomic stretch from Rhopalosiphum maidis isolate BTI-1 chromosome 3, ASM367621v3, whole genome shotgun sequence harbors:
- the LOC113557851 gene encoding uncharacterized protein LOC113557851; translation: NLFKKKPIIKNSSESSYTSNFSDRVSGGKVIEKSRDAVVQDAESLWDCRDRILLSVRKIKTKDQVEKEVEKDKVKKQLEETPIIVEVIAEFQTDITTANLKVNVSSQTNDQLMGLVVTFKSTTDKSQQTSTENCIKRVSKKTILPPVIKPQNIKWDESCAPMKEYITYNSIIHKLCQLKTSNMTFSRHVVNRILSPLYCCNSVCHCHPYYENMVPVHKIVYAVTMLASLVLKTRQWLEKCLQYHQAVTQRSEIEFRLYAAAAETKYLARELTFLGIVVNHTTGTADQVEMLIDVYDVCFRRFKKIMKSVRWIEMLRSEGKYDNDGRGSLSTTDQNN